The genome window GTACATTGGTGTCTGCGGTGTTTGGTTTATTATCTGGAATCTTCGTGTGGATCTATACTTCCTTTGTTGATACCGGATATATGGACCGCATGATGGAAAAGCAGCGTGAAGCCATGCTGGATCAGGGATTGACCGATGAGCAGATTGACGCCGGAATGGCAATGACAGAAAGCTTTCAGGGACCGCTCGGTATGATTTTAGGTGGCCTGATAGGTGCGGTTGTAGTTGGTTTTCTATTATCTTTGATCATCTCTGCCATCATGAAGCATAACAGGCCAGAGTTCGAATAAAAATGCAATACCCTTATGATATTTCGGTAGTAGTTCCGCTCTTTAACGAGGAGGAGTCGCTGCCAGAACTTGTGCGCTGGATCCGACGTGTGATGCATGCGCACGAGTTTTCTTATGAAGTTATACTTGTGGATGATGGTAGCACCGACCGTTCCTGGGAAGTTATTCAGGAATTAAGTGCTGAAGACAATACCATCAAAGGCATTAGTTTTAACCGCAACTACGGCAAATCTGCTGCCTTGCACATGGGCTTTGAGCGTTGCGCCGGTGAAGTGGTAATTACCATGGATGCCGACCTGCAGGACAGCCCAGATGAGATTCCTGCACTGTACGACATGATCAAACACCAGAAGTATGACCTGGTG of Pontibacter deserti contains these proteins:
- a CDS encoding DUF4199 domain-containing protein — encoded protein: MTETQPSVTSVALKYGFITALVGVVYTLIIMVADLGDNRWLSGLSYLILIAGIVLAMKQYKNINYGYMSYGQGLGIGTLVSAVFGLLSGIFVWIYTSFVDTGYMDRMMEKQREAMLDQGLTDEQIDAGMAMTESFQGPLGMILGGLIGAVVVGFLLSLIISAIMKHNRPEFE